A single window of Zea mays cultivar B73 chromosome 10, Zm-B73-REFERENCE-NAM-5.0, whole genome shotgun sequence DNA harbors:
- the LOC100285134 gene encoding Xyloglucan endotransglycosylase/hydrolase protein 8 precursor, producing the protein MSMDRMARRSVSLLLALALLAAAASADSWLYEKFTTEGNVRADYNAQGQQVTSLILTQQSGGAFSSRQKYLYGEFSIQMRLIPGNSAGTVTSFYLSSGDGPGHDEIDMEFMGNASGQPVVLNTNVWANGDGKKEHQFYLWFDPAADFHTYTIIWNDKNVIFKVDDLFVRCFKRYPDLAYPGGKPMSVHATLWDGSYWATQQGKVKVDWSAAPFAVSYRGYSADACVPDGDGRPLSCPAGTDRWMSRQLDAAEWGTVAWARQNYMHYNYCDDGWRFPQGFPAECSRN; encoded by the coding sequence ATGAGCATGGACCGCATGGCGCGGCGTTCCGTGTCCTTGCTCCTCGCTCTGGCTCTCCTGGCCGCCGCGGCGTCGGCGGACTCGTGGCTGTACGAGAAGTTCACGACGGAGGGCAACGTGCGCGCGGACTACAACGCGCAGGGGCAGCAGGTGACGTCTCTGATCCTGACGCAGCAGTCCGGCGGCGCCTTCAGCTCGCGGCAGAAGTACCTGTACGGGGAGTTCAGCATCCAGATGAGGCTGATCCCGGGCAACTCCGCGGGCACCGTGACCTCCTTCTACCTGTCGTCGGGCGACGGGCCCGGGCACGACGAGATCGACATGGAGTTCATGGGCAACGCCAGCGGGCAGCCCGTGGTGCTGAACACCAACGTGTGGGCCAACGGCGACGGCAAGAAGGAGCACCAGTTCTACCTGTGGTTCGACCCGGCCGCCGACTTCCACACCTACACCATCATCTGGAACGACAAGAACGTCATCTTCAAGGTGGACGACCTCTTCGTGCGGTGCTTCAAGCGGTACCCGGACCTGGCGTACCCGGGCGGGAAGCCCATGTCGGTGCACGCCACGCTGTGGGACGGCAGCTACTGGGCCACGCAGCAGGGGAAGGTGAAGGTGGACTGGTCCGCCGCGCCCTTCGCCGTCTCCTACCGCGGCTACTCCGCCGACGCCTGCGTGCCCGACGGCGACGGCCGCCCGCTCTCCTGCCCCGCCGGCACCGACCGCTGGATGAGCCGCCAGCTCGACGCCGCCGAGTGGGGCACCGTCGCCTGGGCCAGGCAGAACTACATGCACTACAACTACTGCGACGACGGCTGGCGCTTCCCGCAGGGCTTCCCCGCCGAGTGCTCCCGCAACTGA